The Clostridium beijerinckii genomic sequence CTAATATCATTTGCAACTGAAAGAATTACCTTTTGCTCCTGAAGATTAAATATATGTAAATTCACTTCAAATGGAATAATAAAACCACTTTTTGTCTTAATATTTACTTCAATCATATTTCTATTTTTCATAATAGCTCTATTTATTTTGTCAATGTAGTTGTTTCTGATTTTTTCTTCTAACAAATCAAGAAATGACAGTTCTCTAAACTGATCTTTAGTATATCCTAATTTTTCACAAGCTAAATTATTAACTTCCAAAAATTCTCCTATACCTTCGCCTTCTGAAAACTTATTTACAAAAATGCAGCTATTAACATTATTAAAGAGTTCTCTATACTTTTCTTCACTCCTCATCAGTGATTTTTCATTTTCTTCTCTTTCAAAAGCATTCCCAATAATCTCTGAACTTATCTTTAATAAATATAAATTGCTTTCTTCCCATATTTTGCTTTGTTTTACGCTGTCAAAGCCAATAAATCCAATGACTTTTTTATTACTATACATTGGCAGTACTAATATAGCCTTAATATCCTGAGCTTCCAAAATCTCTTTTTCTTTCTCTGCTTCTATTGGCATTAAAGAAATATCTCTAATATTTATAGCCTTACCATTAGTGATTTCATTCATCCACCATGGTATAGATTCAAAAGGTATGTCTTGAAGCGATTCTATTTGAGCTTCTATCGCTTCAGCACACCATTCAAAAATATTACTTGTAGTTTGCTTTTTATAATCATTTACGAAGATATATACTCTGTCAGCATCGCTTAATTTCCCCATATCTTCTAATGCCTTATTGATAACTTTCGAATCAAATTTTTCTAGAACACAACGTGTAGAAATCTCTAGTAATCTTTCTTCAAAATATAATTTTTCATAGAACTTTTTTTCTGCTGCTTGTCTATTTTTAATTAGGCTGCTCATTTTTTAAAATGGTTCCTATGTCAAGGACATTTTGAAAAAGGCTAGGCAGCTATGAGCTGGTTTCTGTATTGTACAGGAGCCAGCTTTTTAAGTCCCCACTGATATCTATAATTATTATAATACTCCATATAGTTATCAATTGAAGCTTCTAATTCTTCAAATGTTGAACAACTTTTTAAGTCAATTTCATCTTTCATATGACCAAAAAATGATTCCTGCGGGGCATTATCCCAACAATTTCCGCGCCTAGACATAGACTGACCAATTTTATATTTTTTAAGAAGTTTTTGAAATCTAGGACTAGTATAATGAACTCCTTGATCCGAATGAATAAAGGCATCTTTATTTAGTAAATTTTTGTGATTTTTCATCAACTTTTTAATAGTTTCGGTAGCTATATCTAATGTAAGGCTATTGGAAAGCTGATATGAAAGAATTTCATTTGTTGAAGCATCTTTAATAGTTGACAAATAAGCCCTATTGGATGCTCCATATGTTAAATAAGTTATATCTGTTAATAAAACTTTTCCGACCAAATCTTGCTTGAATTCTCTATTTAAAATATTAGGTACAACAGTATGCTCATGAGTAGCTTTCATCATTCTACGATAAGGGTTAGCTTTTCTAATTGGGCACTCAATATTATATTTTCTCATGATTCGTTGTATACATTTTCGATTTATTATAAGATTAAATTCATTCTCTAACACCATTTTTATAGAACGAGAACCTTTCTTGTAGCCCCTATGATTAAATGCTTTAAGAATGATATCCTTCAATTCTAAATCCTTTTCTTCTCTACGATTACGTTTGCCTGTTGATTTTAAATAATTATAATAGCCTGATCTAGATACTAAAGCTACTTCGCATAAATGTGAAACCATATTTTTATAGTTATATGTCAAAATTATATGTTGTAT encodes the following:
- a CDS encoding IS3 family transposase codes for the protein MSKKLFSDEEIKSLSKNRYVKSVSKRGITYTDEFKILFIAERSKGKLPIHIFQDAEFDIDVIGNNRIWCASKRWRNAYNESGELGLRDSRKLNSGRPLKRELTVEEIIAKKDAEIAYWKAEAELLKKIELQERQVKNSKLSASSIFVIIQHIILTYNYKNMVSHLCEVALVSRSGYYNYLKSTGKRNRREEKDLELKDIILKAFNHRGYKKGSRSIKMVLENEFNLIINRKCIQRIMRKYNIECPIRKANPYRRMMKATHEHTVVPNILNREFKQDLVGKVLLTDITYLTYGASNRAYLSTIKDASTNEILSYQLSNSLTLDIATETIKKLMKNHKNLLNKDAFIHSDQGVHYTSPRFQKLLKKYKIGQSMSRRGNCWDNAPQESFFGHMKDEIDLKSCSTFEELEASIDNYMEYYNNYRYQWGLKKLAPVQYRNQLIAA